A region from the Solanum lycopersicum bio-material TGRC:LA1421 mitochondrion, complete genome genome encodes:
- the matR gene encoding maturase R — protein MKEAIRMVLESIYDLEFPDTSHFRPGRGFHSVLRRIKEEWGTSRRFLEFDIRKCFHTIDRHRLIPIFKEEIDDPKFFYPIHKVFSAGRLVGGEKGPYSVPHSVLLSALPGNIYLHKLDQEIGRIRQKYEIPIVQRIRSVLLRTGRIDDQEKSSEEASFNAPQDNRAIIVGRLKSIQRKAAFHSLVSSWHTPPTSTPRLRGDQKTPFVFHPSSALAAFLNKPSSLLCAAFFIEAAGFTQKSEFYGRERCNNNWAMRDSFKYCKRKGPLIELGGEAILVIRSERGLARKPAPLKTYYLIRIFYARYADNLLLGIVGSVELLIEIQKRIAHFLQSGLNLWVDSAGSTTIAARSAVEFLGTVIREVPPRATPIQFLRELEKRLRAKHRIHITACHLRSAIHSKFRNLGNSIPIKELTKGMSGRGSLLDAVQLAETLGTAGLRSPQVSVLWGAVKHIRQGPREISLLHSSGRSKVPSDVQQVVSRSGTHAPTLSLYTPAGRKAAGEGGGHWARSISSEFPIQIEAPIKKILRRLRDRGLISRRRPWPIHVACLTNVSDGDIVNWSAGIAISPLSYYRCCDNLYQVRTIVDHQIRWSAIFTPAHKHKSSARNIILKYSKDSNIVNQEGGKTLAEFPNSIELGKLGSGQDPNNNEHSTTSKRGES, from the coding sequence ATGAAAGAGGCGATCAGAATGGTACTCGAATCCATTTACGATCTCGAGTTTCCAGACACATCGCACTTCCGCCCGGGTCGAGGCTTCCACTCCGTCCTAAGACGGATCAAAGAAGAGTGGGGAACCTCTCGCAGGTTTTTGGAATTCGACATCAGGAAGTGTTTTCACACCATCGACCGACATCGACTCATCCCAATCTTTAAGGAAGAGATCGACGATCCCAAGTTCTTTTACCCCATTCATAAAGTCTTTTCCGCCGGACGACTCGTAGGAGGTGAGAAGGGCCCTTACTCCGTCCCACACAGTGTATTACTATCGGCCCTACCAGGCAACATCTACCTACACAAGCTCGATCAGGAGATAGGGAGGATCCGACAGAAGTACGAAATTCCGATTGTTCAGAGAATAAGATCGGTTCTATTAAGAACAGGTCGTATTGATGACCAAGAAAAGTCTTCCGAAGAAGCAAGCTTCAACGCTCCCCAAGACAACAGAGCCATCATTGTGGGGAGGTTAAAGAGCATCCAACGCAAAGCGGCCTTTCATTCCCTTGTTTCGTCGTGGCACACCCCCCCCACAAGCACCCCCCGGCTCAGGGGGGACCAGAAAACGCCTTTCGTTTTCCACCCTTCGTCGGCCCTTGCCGCCTTCCTTAACAAGCCCTCGAGCCTCCTTTGCGCCGCCTTCTTCATAGAAGCCGCCGGGTTTACCCAGAAGTCCGAATTCTATGGTAGAGAACGCTGTAATAATAATTGGGCCATGAGAGACTCTTTTAAGTATTGCAAAAGGAAGGGCCCGCTGATAGAGCTGGGCGGGGAGGCGATACTAGTTATCAGGTCAGAGAGAGGTCTGGCCCGTAAGCCGGCCCCCTTAAAAACCTATTACTTAATAAGGATTTTTTACGCGCGATATGCCGACAACTTACTACTGGGAATCGTGGGTTCCGTCGAGCTTCTCATAGAAATACAAAAACGTATCGCCCACTTCCTACAATCTGGCTTGAACCTTTGGGTAGACTCTGCAGGATCAACAACCATAGCTGCACGGAGTGCGGTAGAATTCCTCGGTACGGTCATTCGGGAAGTCCCTCCGAGGGCGACTCCCATACAATTCTTGCGAGAGCTGGAGAAGCGTCTACGGGCAAAGCACCGTATCCATATAACAGCTTGCCACCTACGCTCCGCCATCCATTCCAAGTTTAGGAACCTAGGTAATAGTATCCCGATCAAAGAGCTGACGAAGGGGATGAGCGGAAGAGGGAGTCTACTGGACGCGGTTCAACTAGCGGAGACTCTTGGAACAGCTGGACTAAGAAGTCCCCAAGTGAGCGTCTTATGGGGGGCCGTCAAGCACATACGGCAAGGACCAAGGGAGATCTCGTTGTTGCATAGCTCAGGTCGGAGCAAGGTGCCATCGGACGTTCAACAGGTAGTCTCACGATCGGGCACTCATGCCCCGACATTGTCATTGTATACTCCCGCGGGTCGGAAGGCGGCGGGGGAAGGAGGGGGACACTGGGCGAGATCTATCAGCAGCGAATTCCCCATACAAATAGAGGCACCTATCAAAAAGATACTTCGAAGGCTTCGGGATCGAGGTCTCATTAGCCGAAGAAGACCCTGGCCAATCCACGTGGCCTGCTTGACAAACGTCAGCGACGGAGACATCGTAAATTGGTCCGCAGGCATCGCGATAAGTCCTCTGTCCTACTACAGGTGCTGCGACAACCTTTACCAAGTCCGAACGATTGTCGACCACCAGATCCGCTGGTCTGCAATATTCACCCCGGCCCACAAGCACAAATCCTCGGCGCGGAATATAATCCTAAAGTACTCCAAAGACTCAAATATAGTAAATCAAGAAGGTGGTAAGACCCTTGCAGAGTTCCCCAACAGCATAGAGCTTGGGAAGCTCGGATCCGGTCAAGATCCGAACAACAATGAGCACTCAACTACTAGTAAAAGGGGAGAAAGTTGA
- the nad6 gene encoding NADH dehydrogenase subunit 6 translates to MILSVLSSPALVSGLMVVRAKNPVHSVLFLIPVFRNTSGLLLLLGLDFFAMIFPVVYIGAIAVSFLFVVMMFHIQIAEIHEEVLRYLPVSGIIGLIFWWEMFFILDNESIPLLPTQRNTTSLRYTVYAGKVRSWTNLETLGNLLYTYYFVWFLVSSLILLVAMIGAIVLTMHRTTKVKRQDVFRRNALDSRRTIMRRTTDPLTTIRRSSGSNPHREL, encoded by the coding sequence ATGATACTTTCCGTTTTGTCGAGCCCTGCTTTGGTCTCTGGTTTGATGGTTGTACGTGCTAAAAATCCGGTACATTCCGTTTTGTTTCTCATCCCAGTCTTTCGCAACACTTCAGGTTTACTTCTTTTGTTAGGTCTCGACTTCTTCGCTATGATCTTCCCAGTAGTTTATATAGGAGCTATAGCCGTTTCATTCCTATTCGTTGTTATGATGTTCCATATTCAAATAGCGGAGATTCACGAAGAAGTATTGCGCTATTTACCAGTGAGTGGTATTATTGGACTTATCTTTTGGTGGGAGATGTTCTTTATTTTAGATAATGAAAGCATTCCATTACTACCAACCCAAAGAAATACGACCTCTCTGAGATATACGGTTTATGCCGGAAAGGTACGAAGTTGGACTAATTTGGAAACATTGGGCAATTTACTTTATACCTACTATTTCGTCTGGTTTTTGGTTTCTAGTCTTATTTTATTAGTAGCCATGATTGGGGCTATAGTACTGACTATGCATAGGACTACTAAGGTGAAAAGACAGGATGTATTTCGACGAAATGCTCTGGATTCTAGGAGGACTATAATGAGGAGGACGACAGACCCGCTCACGACAATAAGGAGAAGCAGTGGTTCGAATCCACATCGTGAGCTTTAG
- the rps4 gene encoding ribosomal protein S4, translating to MRYALPALRFKTCRLLSGNVWNRELTIIQRRILGRLRNKKRSIKRKIYSRENLNSYIQSQTTRKLSLFYGDLPITEMHRGRERTSYIPFLLNPETRSDVIPVRLHFCETIPQARQPISHRRVCVNNGMVNITHFKLSHGDIISFQENDARTRGEEIKRSFYIEISVEKIIGKFLDHPWRRTKTEWFRLLKTKRGCRLLLKSRFLQQLRSSMQEEDLERTKKFGSEKVCLGSSFAEHNRMKRNFYHFKSLFLSKRRNEKNRNIPTRTRSPIVYNSSLYSNSTYCSAPPHQFTKKIKIKRIELPTHYSEVNHRTPKAVVSYGPNIGHIPHDIRLKDPNLLLRSGKGRGQNI from the coding sequence ACGAGATATGCCTTGCCTGCATTAAGATTTAAAACTTGTCGTCTACTTTCAGGAAATGTTTGGAACAGAGAACTTACAATAATACAACGCCGTATTCTCGGAAGATTGAGGAACAAGAAGAGATCTATTAAGAGAAAGATTTATTCTAGAGAAAATCTTAACAGTTACATCCAATCACAAACTACACGAAAGTTGTCCCTTTTTTATGGAGATTTACCCATCACAGAGATGCACAGAGGAAGAGAACGAACTTCATATATCCCCTTTCTACTCAATCCAGAAACAAGATCGGACGTTATCCCGGTTCGTCTCCATTTTTGTGAAACTATTCCTCAAGCAAGGCAGCCGATAAGTCATCGAAGGGTTTGTGTGAATAATGGAATGGTTAACATTACTCATTTTAAACTCTCCCACGGTGATATAATATCTTTTCAAGAAAATGATGCGAGAACCCGCGGTGAAGAAATAAAGAGATCCTTCTATATCGAAATCTCAGTTGAGAAAATAATAGGAAAATTCCTGGATCACCCGTGGAGAAGAACCAAAACAGAATGGTTCCGCCTACTCAAAACTAAGAGGGGATGCCGCCTACTACTAAAATCCCGGTTTTTGCAACAGTTGCGTTCTTCTATGCAAGAAGAAGACTTAGAAAGAACAAAGAAGTTTGGATCCGAAAAAGTATGCTTAGGCAGTTCTTTCGCTGAGCACAACAGAATGAAGAGGAATTTTTATCATTTCAAATCCCTATTCTTATCGAAGAGAAGGAACGAGAAAAACCGAAATATTCCTACTCGAACAAGAAGTCCTATAGTTTACAACTCTTCTTTATATAGTAATTCGACCTATTGCTCCGCACCCCCCCATCAGTTTACTAAAAAGATCAAAATAAAAAGGATCGAACTACCTACTCATTATTCGGAGGTGAATCATAGAACACCAAAGGCTGTGGTATCTTATGGACCTAACATAGGTCACATACCTCACGACATAAGATTGAAAGATCCAAACCTTCTTCTTCGGAGCGGAAAGGGACGTGGCCAAAACATATAA